DNA from Malus sylvestris chromosome 11, drMalSylv7.2, whole genome shotgun sequence:
AACTTTGTACCTTCGATATCAAGATGACGCAAGTTGATTAGTGCTCCCAAGTTAGCTGGCAACTGAGTGAGAGCTCGACAATAAGATACCAACAGCGTTTGTAAATTATACAAAGTACATAATGTCTCAGGTAACTTTTCCAGTAGAGTGTAAGATAGGTCCAAGTACCTTAGATGTTTCAAGTTGCTAAACGAGTTAGGCAACTCCTTAATTGTGTAGTATGATAAAGTGAGCACTCTTAAGCATTGTAGCAGTGGCAATAGATCATTCAGTACCGTGTCCAACAATTGAAATGACGGACGTGTTGGATTCCATTGTGGTAATGATAGGAAGGTGTGCAAATACTTAGCTTTATATAAAGCCTCAAATTTCTCAAAATCACGACCATCCCTACCgatcaaaaatgaaaaatgacgtGTCTTCCTTACAATGTCGAATGAGCCATTGTCTTCCAACCTCAAACAGAATTCTCCGGATACAAACTTTGCTAAATCGTTGATGAGATCATGCATGATGTAGCTCAACCATAAAGCTGGCAGAATGTTACTTTCCTTATTTGACAACTCCCATATGTCACTCTTAAGTACATTTTCCCATTCTTTCGTACTGAATTTAGAGCGTAAGAGACCCCCGAGTGACTTTGCAGCTAAAGGAAGTCCTTTACACTTTCTAACAATTTGTCTTCCGATAACTTCAAGATTGGGATGCGCGCTAATGACACTGGAAGGCATGCTTTGCAAATAACCACCAAC
Protein-coding regions in this window:
- the LOC126590271 gene encoding putative disease resistance protein At3g14460 — translated: MPSSVISAHPNLEVIGRQIVRKCKGLPLAAKSLGGLLRSKFSTKEWENVLKSDIWELSNKESNILPALWLSYIMHDLINDLAKFVSGEFCLRLEDNGSFDIVRKTRHFSFLIGRDGRDFEKFEALYKAKYLHTFLSLPQWNPTRPSFQLLDTVLNDLLPLLQCLRVLTLSYYTIKELPNSFSNLKHLRYLDLSYTLLEKLPETLCTLYNLQTLLVSYCRALTQLPANLGALINLRHLDIEELKELKHLCGKFRKLGLHHIDNVTDASEASIRDKNCLSELSLEWEGDTDNSQKDREVLDSLQPHTNIKILSIHFYGGTRFPSWLGDFSYSNLVGLKLVNCGNCCFLPPLGQLPSLRDLSIEGLNGVVSIGPEFYGYGSSCGIKSCKNGVTLDVMKTMELSPIFPISVC